A segment of the Frankineae bacterium MT45 genome:
CATCAGCGGGAGCAGGATGCTGAAGAGGATCCGCACCCGGCCGGCGCCGTCGATGAGCGCCGCCTCCTCCAGTTCGACCGGCAGCGAGAGGAAGAACTGCCGCAGCAGGTAGATGCCGAATGGCGTCACCAGGTTCGGGGCGATCAGCGCAGGCAGGGTATCGACCAGGCCGAGGTGCTTGATGATGATCAGCGTCGGGATCATCACCACCTGGAACGGCACCATCAGTGTGGCCAGGATTCCGAGGAAGACGATGCGCTGCCCGGGGAAGCGCAGACGGGCAAAGGCGTATCCGGCCAGACTGCAGAGCACCAGGTTGCTGATGACACAGGTGACCGAGACGACCGTGCTGTTCCACATCCAGCGGGCAAACGGCGAGTCTGTCCAGGCCGTGCGGAAGTTTCCCCAGTGCAGGGTCGAGGGGAGCCCCGGTGGGTAGCGGCGGGTGTCGGCCAGCGAGGAGAGGCTGGTGACGAGCATCCAGATCAGCGGTACCGCCATCACCAGTGCCAACGGGATGAGCACCAGATGCCACCCCGAGGGGCGGCGCAGTCGCCGCCGACGCAACGTGAGCCCGTCCGACGCGCGCTCGACCGTGGTCATGACTTCTCGCCGGCGGTGAGCGGATCACGGGTAATTCGCAGCTGAATCACGGAGATGACGGCGATCGCCAGGAAGAGGATGACGGCGATCGCGGCCGCGTATCCGGCGTGAAAGTACTGGAAAGCCTGGACGTAGAGGTAGTAGACGACGACCAGCGTGGACTGCAGCGGCCCGCCCTTGGTGGTGGCGTAGACCTCGTCGAAGAGCTGCAGCGCGTTGATCGTCAACCAGACCAGCAGAAATCCGCTCACCGGGCGCATCAGCGGTACCTGAATCCGCCAGAACGCGCCTCGCTTCGAACAGCCGTCGATCTGCGCGGCCTCCACGAGATCCTGCGGAATGCTCTGCAGACCGGCCAGGAAGATGAGCGCCCCGAAGCCGACCCATCCCCACACCGTCATGATGACGATCGAGTAGAGGGCCTGATTGGGGTCGGTGAAGAATCCGAAGGTCGGCAGGTGCAGCCGAGTTAGCACCATATTTATCAGGCCGTAGTTCGGGTCCATGAGCCACGTGAAGATCACGCCGGTGGCGATGGTCGAGGTGACCACCGGGATGAAGACGGCGAGTCGGTAGATCGTCATGCCGCGAATTCTGCGATTCAGGGCGGCGGCGACCAGCAGCGACAGCACCAGCGTGATCGGCACGAAGAGAACTGTGTAGACGATGGTGTGCCGGACCGAGTCGATGAAGACCGGATCATGCATGAGTTTGCGGTAGTTCTTGAAACCGATCCACTGCCCCGGCGTCTGCAGGTCGTTCTTCTGGAAGGAGAGCACGAAGGACCAGATCACCGGGATGACGCCGAAGAGGCCGATGAGGAGCACGCTCGGCGCGATCATCGTCCAACCGGTGAGCGTGTCCCGGCGGCGTCCACGCGCTCGCCTGCGTTTGACCGGAGGCTGTTGGTTTCGCGGCAGGATAGTGGCCGGTCGGCGAGTCCGTGCCTTGGCGACCACGACCTGTTGAGTCACGATCCGGCCAGTGCCGCCGTCACCGCGCTGGCTCCTGACTTGATGGCGGCCTCCGGTGTGGCCTGGCCGAGGAGCACCGACTGCACCATCTGCCCGACCGCGGTGGAGACCTGCGCATACTGCGGAATATTCGGACGGACGTGCTTGACGTTGTTCAAGTTGTCGACGAAGACCTGCTCCGCCGGGTACTTGGTGAGGAACGTCTTGTACCCCGGCAGCGTCGACTCCGACTTGCGTACCGGCAGGTCACCGGTGGCCACCGCGAACTGCAGGTGGATCGTCGGTGAGGTGAGCCAGGTGATGAACTTGACGGCGGTGTCGGTGCGCTCAGTCGAGCGGTCGAAGAGCATGTAGAGGTCGGGGCCGGAGATCGTCTCGTGATCGCCGTTGTCCGATGGCAGGTAGGTGACGCCGTACTGCACATCGCTGTTGATGCTCGATAGGTCCCACGGGCCCGTCCAGAGCATCGCGATCTTTCCGCTGTTGAAGAGGTTCAGGTAGTTCTGGTTACCGGTGTCGAGATAGACGGACTTGTCGGTGACGGCCATGTCGTGCAGTTGCTGGAGCGCGGCCAGACCGGCGGGGGAGTCGAAGGCCGGCTTGGTGTTGTCGGAGGTGAGCAGGTCACCGCCGGCCTGCCAGAGCATCGCCAGGTAGCGCCACACCGTGTCTTCGCTGCCGTCGTTGACGTAGGACCAGCCGTACTGGTGCTTGCCGGCGTCGGTGAGCTTCGCCGCCGCCGAGCGGAAGTCCTGCCAGGTCCAGTCGTTCGTGGGCGGGGCGACGCCCGCCGCCGCGAAGAGCTTCTTGTTGTAGACCAGGCTCAGGTTGTCGACCAGGGCCGGGATGCCGACGACCTTGCCGTTGACGCTGGCCGCCTGCTGCTCGGACGGGTAGAAGTCGTCCCAGTTGAAGCCGGCCGCCTTGACCTTGTCGGTGAGGTCCACCAGCTTTGGCTGCGTCGATAGTTGTGCGCTGGATGAGCCGTATTCATAGGCGATGTCCGGGTAGTTGCCGGCGGCGAACCCGGCGACCGTCTTCTGCAGGGCGCTGTCATTGCCGCCATTGAAGGCGAGCGTCACCTTTGCGTTGGGGTTTGCGGTGTTCCACTGCTTGACCAGCGCGGTGAGCGCGGTGGCCTCCACGTCCGTGTAGCCGTGGGTGAGCGTGATTGTGGTGCCGGTCGACGAGGAGCCGCCTCCGCTACTGCTACTGCAGGCGACCAGAGCGGCGGCGGCGATGAGGGTGACGGTCGTGCCCGCCACAACGCTCCGGAGGCTGTTTCGGCGGGCAGTGATCATCTTGAACTCCTGGATGGGCATCGACGACGTTCGAGCACAATCAATCGTTTCTGGTGATCAGTTTTGCACGGTGTTTCGACGGCGGTCAACCCTTCTGCGCGTTTCACATGCGCGTAATGTGCACGCTATGCGGCAAGAAGACAGGCTAGGGCTGATCCTGCACGAGCTGAACGAACACGGATCGGTGGGCGTCGTCGGCCTCTCGGCCCAGATAGGGGTGTCCGCGGCCTCCGTGCGCCGCGATCTGCACCTGCTCGAACAGCAGAAGTTGCTCACCCGGACGCATGGGGGAGCCGTCGCCTCCGGGGTTCTCTACGAATTGCCGATGCGCTACCGCGGCGGCCAGCACTACGCCGAGAAGCGGGCCATCGCCGAGGCGGCGGTCGCGCTGATCTCCGCCGATGTCACGTCGGTCGGCCTCAACGGCGGGTCGACGACGACCGAGGTGGGTCGCGCGCTGGCCTCGCGGACCGGGCTGCGGGTGGTCACCAACGCACTCAACATCGCCTCTGAGCTTGCCGTGCGGGCCAACATCGAACTGGTGGTCTGCGGTGGGAGTGCCCGCACCGAGTCCTATGAACTGGTGGGGCCGCTGGCCGAGATGACGCTGGCCAACGTCAACCTGGATATCGCCGTCATCGGGGTGGATGGGGTGAGTGCCGCGGCCGGCCTGACGACGCATCACGAGGTGGAGGCGCACACCAATCGGGCCCTGGTGAAGGCGGCCGAGCGGGTGATCGTGGTGGCCGACTCGAGCAAGATCGGGCGGCGCAGCTTCGCCCGGATCGCCGACGTGGCCACCGTCTCTGACATCGTCACCGACTCTGGGGCCTCACCCAAAGATGTCGCAGAACTAAGGCGATTGGGCCCGCAGGTGCACGTCGTCGAGGTCGGCTGAAGAACCGCCCGCTACCCCCGCAGAGCGGCGGGCAGGAGCGGGGCGTGCGCGGCCACCATCTCGTCGGCCATGTGCCAGATCTTCTCCACCGACAGGGTCGCCGCAGTATTTGGATCACAGAGGAGCGCCTGGCGGACGTACTCCGGTCGACCCTCGCTGGCCGCCCGCACGGTGAGATCGACGACGGAGAGGAAGTGTTGGTTCAGCGCTGCGCACTGCGGGGGTAGCGCCCTGACGGGCTGCGGTTGCACGCCGGCGGCGTCGATGCGGCACGGGACCTCGACCGCCGACCCGGCCGGCAGGTTCGCGATGAGCCCGGCGTTGGCCACATTCACCTGGATTGTGCGGGGTGTTCCAGTGACCAGACTGTGGATCACCTGCGGCGCGTACTCCGCCGCCTCCTCCTCCGGTTCGCTGTACTGGCCGGCCTCAACCTGCGGGATGAGTCGCTCGATCTCCTCGACGTTGGCGTGGCTGATCTGCAGGTAGTCGCCGACCGGGATCCGCAGCCGCTCGATCTCGGCCGGATCATGCAGGTACCACGGGACGTACTCGCTGGAGTGCTCACTGGTCTCAGTCGGGTAGTAGCCCAGGCGTCGATACATGTCGACACGCACCCGGCGCTCGAGTTCGGGGTCGGCGGCGATGCGCTCGTCCAGCAGCGGGTACAGGCTCTCCCCGTCCCGCTCCCAACGCAGGATCCAGGCCTGATGGTTCACCCCGGCGCTATGGAACTGCACCTCCTCGAGCGGCACCTCGATGAGCTCGCAGAGATCGTGAACCGTCCAGAAGACCGAGTGGCAGAGCCCCAGCACGCGGATATCGGGGTGATTCACGGCGAGATATTGGATGTTCATGGCCATCGGGTTGGTGTAATTCAGCAGCCACGCATCGGGGCAGACAGCGCGCATGTCGTTGGCCAGCCCGTCCAGGAAGCTGAAGGTCCGCAGGCCGCGGAAGATGCCGCCGGTGCCTAGGGTGTCGGCGATGGTCTGCTTCAGCCCGTACTTTGCCGGGATCTCGAAGTCGATGACGGTGGCCGTGTGGCCGCCGATGTTCACCGCGTTGATGACGAAGTCGGCCCCGGTGAGTGCTCGGCGGCGATCGGCCTCGACGCGCACCGCCGCGGGGCGGCCATGACGCTCGACGGCGATGCGGGCCAGACCCTCGGCCAGCCGAAGCCGACGCGGGTCGATGTCATGCATGACCAGCGTCAATTCAGCTGCGTCGGTGAGATCCTCGTAGCTGAGCAGATCACGCAGTAGTTGGCGGGTGAACTCGGCCGAGCCGGCGCCGACGAAGCAGACGGTGGTCACCGGTTGAGAATCGCACGCTTTGGCAAAACGAGCAAGAGTGTGCAGATTCGATGCGCGGTTCTGGACAGAACGTTCACAGATCGGTCATGATGTGAACATGGCTACCGCCCTCGACCCGGCATCGCGGGTGCTTGTCGTCGGCGACATCAATCCGGATCTGATTCTGCGGGGAGACGTCGTTCCCCGCTTCGGGCAGAGCGAGCAGCTGCTGGACGAGGCGAGCCTGGTGATCGGTGGCTCGGCCGCCATTACGGCCCACGGGCTGGCCCGTCTGCGGCGTCCGGTCGCCCTCCTCGGCGCCGTCGGTGCCGATCTCTACGGCGACGAGATGTGCCGCCGCCTCTCCGACGCCGGGGTCGACATCTCAGCCGTGCGGCGGCGCAGCGACGAGCCGACCGGACTCACCGTGGTCCTCTCCGGCGCGCAGGATCGCGCGATCCTGACCCTGCTCGGGGCGATCGCCACCCTCACCGGTGACGAGGTGGTCGAGGCCGTCGACGCACTTGCCGGTTCCGTCTCCCACCTGCACATCTCCTCGCTCTTCCTGCAGCCGGCGCTCGCCGCATCCCTCCCCGACGCGCTGGCCGAACTGCGCTGTCGGGGCATCAGCGTCTCCCTCGACACGAACGACGACCCGGCCCGACGCTGGGAGATCGACGCGGTGCTGCCGTACGTCGACGTGCTCCTCCCCAACCGTGAGGAGGTGCTCGCGCTGGCCGGTGGCGACGAACCGCGGCAGGCGGCCACCCTCCTGGCCCAGCGCGGCCCGCTCGTCATCGTGAAGGACGGCGCGGCGGGTGCCTTCGCCGTCACACCCGACGGCGAGACCCTCGCGGTTCCGGCGCGGCCGGCGACGGTGCGGGACACCACCGGGGCCGGCGACACCTTCAATGCGGCGTTTCTCGACGCCTGGCTCGACAAGCTCGAGTTGGTGGAGTGCCTGGAGCGCGGCGTCCGGGCCGGGGCCGCCGCCGTGAGCGCCACCGGTGGAACCGCCGGCCAACCGAAGCGTCAGGATCTGATCAGCGAGAAGGGGTCAACGGACCGATGAGCACCGAAGCAAGCGCGACAATCTCCCACATCGAGCGGGAGATTCATCGCCAACCTGACGCCTGGCGGCGGGCCGACGGACTCGGCCGGACCTCACCGGCGCTGCCCCGAACCGGTGAGCGAGTGGCCGTGATCGGCTGTGGGACCTCCTGGTTCATCGCGGTGGCCTACGCCGCGCTGCGCGAGGGCCTCGGGTTGGGGGAGACCGATGCTTTCGCGGCCAGCGAGTTCCCGGCCGGGCGCGGCTACGACCGGGTCGTCGCGATCTCGCGGTCCGGAACGACGACGGAAGTGGTGCGGGCGATCGAAGCCACCGCCGCACCGGTCACCGCGATCACCGCCCTGGCCGACTCGCCGGTGGCTGCGGTGGCCGACGAGACGATCCTGCTCGACTTCGCCGATGAAGAATCCGTCGTCCAGACGCTCTTCGCCACGACCGCGCTGATGCTGCTGCGGGGCGGACTCGGGGTGGCCGCGGAGGGGGCAATCGCCGGTGCCCGTGCCGTGCTCGCCGGCGACCACCCGCTCCCCGCGGGTGCCGGCGAGTGCCAGCAGATCTCCTTTCTCGGGCAGGGGTGGGCCTACGGCCTGGCGCTGGAGGCGGGCTTGAAGCTGCGCGAGGCGGCGCAACTCTGGACCGAGTCGTACCTGCAGATGGAGTATCGCCACGGCCCGATCGCGATCGCCGAGCCGGGGCGCGCGGTGTGGATCTTCGGCGCGGCCGTCGAGGGGATCCGCACCGACATCGAGGCGACCGGAGCGACGCTGATCGACGATGACCTCGACCCGCTGGCTGATCTTGTCCGGGCGCAGACCCTGGCCCTGCAGCGGGCGAAGCGCGCCGGGTTGGACCCCGACCAGCCGCGGCAGCTGACTCGTTCGGTAATGCTGGCCGAGGCCGACCGGTCGTCGTGATCCTCTGCATCGCCCTGAGCCCGGCGCTCGATGTCACCTACCGGGTGGCTCGCCTCGCGCCGGGGGAGACGCACCGGGTCACGTCGGTGACCCAGCGTCCGGGCGGGAAGGCGGTGAATGTGGCGAGGATCCTCACGCAGTTGGGCACTCCAGCGCGGGTGCTGGCTCCGGTCGGTGGGCCCGACGGCGACCAGTTCGCGAGCGACCTATGTCAGTTGGAGATCGCGGCGACGCTGACACCCTCGGGGCCTCCGACCCGCCGCACCCTCACTGTCGTGGACGAATTGGCCGCAGAAGCCACGGTCTTCTCCGAGCCTGCGGTCATCGACTGCTGGGATGAGCTGCTGCGTAGCGCGGATGCGGAGATCCCGGCCGCCGCCGCGATCGTGGTGAGCGGGACGCTCCCCGTCGGCGCGCCCGGCAACGGCATCGCCCTGCTGGTCGAGCGCTGCCACGCCCACGGGCGTCCGGTGCTGGTCGACAGCAGCGGACATGCGCTCCGTCATGGGCTCGACGCCAAGCCGACCCTTGTGAAGCCGAATGCCGAGGAACTGAGGCACATCACCGAGCACCCGGATGTGGCCGAGGCGGCAACGGACCTAGCGGCCACCGCCGGCACAGTCGTGGTGGCCTCCCTCGGACCGGAGGGCGTCATCGCCGCCTCGCCATCCGGTACCTGGTCGGTGCGGCCGGGGGCGGCGCTGGTGGGAAATCCG
Coding sequences within it:
- a CDS encoding transcriptional regulator, DeoR family; this encodes MRQEDRLGLILHELNEHGSVGVVGLSAQIGVSAASVRRDLHLLEQQKLLTRTHGGAVASGVLYELPMRYRGGQHYAEKRAIAEAAVALISADVTSVGLNGGSTTTEVGRALASRTGLRVVTNALNIASELAVRANIELVVCGGSARTESYELVGPLAEMTLANVNLDIAVIGVDGVSAAAGLTTHHEVEAHTNRALVKAAERVIVVADSSKIGRRSFARIADVATVSDIVTDSGASPKDVAELRRLGPQVHVVEVG
- a CDS encoding Sugar or nucleoside kinase, ribokinase family, which codes for MATALDPASRVLVVGDINPDLILRGDVVPRFGQSEQLLDEASLVIGGSAAITAHGLARLRRPVALLGAVGADLYGDEMCRRLSDAGVDISAVRRRSDEPTGLTVVLSGAQDRAILTLLGAIATLTGDEVVEAVDALAGSVSHLHISSLFLQPALAASLPDALAELRCRGISVSLDTNDDPARRWEIDAVLPYVDVLLPNREEVLALAGGDEPRQAATLLAQRGPLVIVKDGAAGAFAVTPDGETLAVPARPATVRDTTGAGDTFNAAFLDAWLDKLELVECLERGVRAGAAAVSATGGTAGQPKRQDLISEKGSTDR
- a CDS encoding carbohydrate ABC transporter membrane protein 1, CUT1 family (manually curated); amino-acid sequence: MVAKARTRRPATILPRNQQPPVKRRRARGRRRDTLTGWTMIAPSVLLIGLFGVIPVIWSFVLSFQKNDLQTPGQWIGFKNYRKLMHDPVFIDSVRHTIVYTVLFVPITLVLSLLVAAALNRRIRGMTIYRLAVFIPVVTSTIATGVIFTWLMDPNYGLINMVLTRLHLPTFGFFTDPNQALYSIVIMTVWGWVGFGALIFLAGLQSIPQDLVEAAQIDGCSKRGAFWRIQVPLMRPVSGFLLVWLTINALQLFDEVYATTKGGPLQSTLVVVYYLYVQAFQYFHAGYAAAIAVILFLAIAVISVIQLRITRDPLTAGEKS
- a CDS encoding carbohydrate ABC transporter substrate-binding protein, CUT1 family → MITARRNSLRSVVAGTTVTLIAAAALVACSSSSGGGSSSTGTTITLTHGYTDVEATALTALVKQWNTANPNAKVTLAFNGGNDSALQKTVAGFAAGNYPDIAYEYGSSSAQLSTQPKLVDLTDKVKAAGFNWDDFYPSEQQAASVNGKVVGIPALVDNLSLVYNKKLFAAAGVAPPTNDWTWQDFRSAAAKLTDAGKHQYGWSYVNDGSEDTVWRYLAMLWQAGGDLLTSDNTKPAFDSPAGLAALQQLHDMAVTDKSVYLDTGNQNYLNLFNSGKIAMLWTGPWDLSSINSDVQYGVTYLPSDNGDHETISGPDLYMLFDRSTERTDTAVKFITWLTSPTIHLQFAVATGDLPVRKSESTLPGYKTFLTKYPAEQVFVDNLNNVKHVRPNIPQYAQVSTAVGQMVQSVLLGQATPEAAIKSGASAVTAALAGS
- a CDS encoding tagatose 6-phosphate kinase, whose amino-acid sequence is MILCIALSPALDVTYRVARLAPGETHRVTSVTQRPGGKAVNVARILTQLGTPARVLAPVGGPDGDQFASDLCQLEIAATLTPSGPPTRRTLTVVDELAAEATVFSEPAVIDCWDELLRSADAEIPAAAAIVVSGTLPVGAPGNGIALLVERCHAHGRPVLVDSSGHALRHGLDAKPTLVKPNAEELRHITEHPDVAEAATDLAATAGTVVVASLGPEGVIAASPSGTWSVRPGAALVGNPTGAGDALVAGLARALAGGGDLQGVDLPTFVADGVALSAASVLSPVAGEVDLEAYSEQSRTVVVTELAVQR
- a CDS encoding Fructoselysine-6-P-deglycase FrlB with duplicated sugar isomerase (SIS) domain, whose translation is MSTEASATISHIEREIHRQPDAWRRADGLGRTSPALPRTGERVAVIGCGTSWFIAVAYAALREGLGLGETDAFAASEFPAGRGYDRVVAISRSGTTTEVVRAIEATAAPVTAITALADSPVAAVADETILLDFADEESVVQTLFATTALMLLRGGLGVAAEGAIAGARAVLAGDHPLPAGAGECQQISFLGQGWAYGLALEAGLKLREAAQLWTESYLQMEYRHGPIAIAEPGRAVWIFGAAVEGIRTDIEATGATLIDDDLDPLADLVRAQTLALQRAKRAGLDPDQPRQLTRSVMLAEADRSS
- a CDS encoding alpha-galactosidase, with the protein product MTTVCFVGAGSAEFTRQLLRDLLSYEDLTDAAELTLVMHDIDPRRLRLAEGLARIAVERHGRPAAVRVEADRRRALTGADFVINAVNIGGHTATVIDFEIPAKYGLKQTIADTLGTGGIFRGLRTFSFLDGLANDMRAVCPDAWLLNYTNPMAMNIQYLAVNHPDIRVLGLCHSVFWTVHDLCELIEVPLEEVQFHSAGVNHQAWILRWERDGESLYPLLDERIAADPELERRVRVDMYRRLGYYPTETSEHSSEYVPWYLHDPAEIERLRIPVGDYLQISHANVEEIERLIPQVEAGQYSEPEEEAAEYAPQVIHSLVTGTPRTIQVNVANAGLIANLPAGSAVEVPCRIDAAGVQPQPVRALPPQCAALNQHFLSVVDLTVRAASEGRPEYVRQALLCDPNTAATLSVEKIWHMADEMVAAHAPLLPAALRG
- a CDS encoding carbohydrate ABC transporter membrane protein 2, CUT1 family encodes the protein MTTVERASDGLTLRRRRLRRPSGWHLVLIPLALVMAVPLIWMLVTSLSSLADTRRYPPGLPSTLHWGNFRTAWTDSPFARWMWNSTVVSVTCVISNLVLCSLAGYAFARLRFPGQRIVFLGILATLMVPFQVVMIPTLIIIKHLGLVDTLPALIAPNLVTPFGIYLLRQFFLSLPVELEEAALIDGAGRVRILFSILLPLMGPPLSTVAVLTFLAVWNDFLWPLVAILSPDKMTVQLGLATFQSAHFTNWPVLMAGTLMSQLPVLILFVVGQRFFVSSIATTGIK